The following are from one region of the Nicotiana tabacum cultivar K326 chromosome 3, ASM71507v2, whole genome shotgun sequence genome:
- the LOC107795407 gene encoding uncharacterized protein LOC107795407, whose protein sequence is METEKEVEIAQEPVVDVAADKDRSQMIGKKRPPTPFPQRLAKYQKEEQYKKFLEMLKQIQVNIPLIDALKEMPGYAKMMKDLMSRKFDFQDLATVTLTQTCSAVVTRPIAKKLSDPGSFTISCTIGDFAFAKVLCDLGASINLMPMEIYKRLYIGRARPTSMLLSLADRTVKRLSSILDNVLIQVGKFVFPVDFEILDCKVDDEILIFLGRPIHVHG, encoded by the coding sequence ATGGAGACCGAGAAAGAAGTTGAGATAGCACAGGAACCAGTGGTTGATGTGGCAGCTGATAAAGATCGATCCCAAatgattgggaagaagagacctcctACACCCTTCCCTCAGAGGCTAGCTAAGTACCAAAAAGAGGAGCAATACAAGAAGTTCTTGGAGATGCtaaaacaaatccaggtaaatattcctTTAATTGATGCTTTGAAAGAGATGCctgggtatgcaaaaatgatgaaggacttaatGTCCCGAAAATTTGATTTCCAAGATTTGGCCACAGTTACTCTTACTCAAACCTGTAGTGCagtggtgactagaccaattgcGAAAAAGTTGTCTGACCCAGGGAGCTTTACAATCTCATGCACTATTGGTGATTTTGCCTTTGCTAAAGTATTGTGTGATCTAGGGGCCAGCATTAATCTTATGCCCATGGAAATTTATAAGAGGCTATatattggaagagctagacccacctctatgttgtTGTCGTTGGCTGACAGGACGGTAAAGCGACTCTCTAGTATTCTGGATAATGTGTTgattcaggtagggaaatttgtgttccctgtaGATTTTGAAATCTTAGACTGTAAAGTGGATGAcgagattctcatatttttgggAAGACCCATTCATGTCCACGGGTAG